From one Amycolatopsis sp. FDAARGOS 1241 genomic stretch:
- a CDS encoding GNAT family N-acetyltransferase codes for MPIWTIAVTPVHHPDARAILREYLTDVAGRYWGRPATEAEVDQALAEEPSDDLVAPTGAFLIARLPDGTMTGCAGTRVVRPGLNELTRVYVRPAHRGRGGGTRLVAAAEDAARALGADVMRLDTRSDLVEARALYARTGYAEVEPFNDDKYAEHWFAKDLR; via the coding sequence GTGCCGATCTGGACCATCGCGGTGACCCCCGTCCACCATCCTGACGCGCGCGCGATCCTGCGCGAGTACCTCACCGACGTCGCCGGTCGGTACTGGGGCCGGCCGGCCACCGAGGCCGAGGTGGACCAGGCCCTGGCCGAAGAGCCGAGCGACGACCTCGTCGCCCCGACCGGCGCGTTCCTCATCGCCCGGTTGCCGGACGGCACGATGACCGGCTGCGCCGGCACGCGTGTGGTGCGGCCGGGGCTGAACGAGCTGACCCGGGTGTACGTGCGGCCGGCGCACCGCGGCCGCGGTGGCGGCACGCGGCTCGTCGCGGCGGCCGAGGACGCGGCACGGGCCCTCGGGGCCGACGTGATGCGGCTCGACACCCGGTCCGATCTCGTCGAGGCCCGGGCGCTCTACGCGCGCACGGGATACGCGGAGGTCGAGCCGTTCAACGACGACAAGTACGCGGAGCACTGGTTCGCAAAGGATCTTCGCTGA
- a CDS encoding YbaB/EbfC family nucleoid-associated protein, protein MSAEMDRLVAEFEKFQSKIKQAEAQFAKVGDLQNEVTALEAVAMSPDRAITVVAGPGGSVKDIRLTPEALRLPPQQLGSSILSTLHRAVADAAVQQAGIVDAHVGAAFGLDVSGQVLEAQAEAMGTTADQLKSQTSEEQPPPARPAPRRPAPSDPDDDFGQGVLRRDDPPAAPPLQPPARPADDGGRKFWDHEEY, encoded by the coding sequence GTGTCGGCTGAGATGGATCGTCTCGTCGCCGAGTTCGAGAAGTTCCAGTCCAAGATCAAGCAGGCCGAGGCGCAGTTCGCCAAGGTCGGCGATCTGCAGAACGAGGTGACGGCCCTCGAGGCCGTCGCGATGTCACCCGACCGGGCCATCACGGTCGTCGCCGGCCCCGGCGGCTCGGTGAAGGACATCCGGCTGACGCCCGAAGCGCTGCGCCTGCCGCCGCAGCAACTGGGGTCGAGCATCCTCTCGACCCTGCACCGCGCCGTCGCGGACGCCGCCGTGCAGCAGGCCGGCATCGTCGACGCGCACGTCGGCGCGGCGTTCGGCCTCGACGTCAGCGGCCAGGTGCTCGAGGCCCAGGCCGAAGCGATGGGAACCACGGCGGACCAGCTGAAGTCCCAGACGTCGGAGGAGCAGCCGCCACCGGCGCGTCCGGCACCCCGCCGGCCGGCCCCGAGCGACCCCGACGACGACTTCGGCCAGGGTGTCCTGCGCCGCGACGACCCCCCGGCCGCTCCTCCGCTGCAGCCGCCGGCCCGCCCGGCCGACGACGGCGGCCGGAAGTTCTGGGACCACGAGGAGTACTGA